From Sporosarcina sp. Te-1, the proteins below share one genomic window:
- a CDS encoding holin family protein, with protein sequence MDIFLKAVPAFFTGILTFLFGGWNALLAILVTLVVIDFITGMVASALHGKLRSHVGMLGIARKVFIFVMVTVAHLIDLLLSESGHQSSEAVMTMVIVFYSINEILSITENAGRIGLPIPQAVKNAVEILRNKKDRN encoded by the coding sequence ATGGATATTTTTTTGAAAGCCGTTCCTGCTTTCTTTACAGGAATTCTTACTTTTTTATTTGGTGGTTGGAACGCCTTGCTTGCTATTTTAGTAACGCTTGTAGTCATTGACTTTATAACAGGAATGGTGGCAAGTGCCTTACATGGAAAGCTTCGGAGTCATGTCGGCATGCTCGGTATTGCACGGAAGGTATTTATTTTTGTCATGGTAACAGTAGCCCATCTCATTGATCTATTATTAAGCGAAAGTGGACATCAGTCATCCGAAGCGGTGATGACCATGGTCATCGTTTTTTATTCAATTAATGAGATCCTGTCGATCACGGAAAATGCAGGAAGAATCGGTTTGCCCATACCTCAGGCAGTAAAGAATGCTGTTGAAATATTAAGGAATAAAAAAGATAGAAACTGA
- a CDS encoding GNAT family N-acetyltransferase, producing MFLINKMTNKEEYQFFLEMFYESIHILENKPSKEELLNAPNLRKYHEGWGRKGDCALLATNAEKTPIGAAWYRLFDEKNKGYGYFNEKTPEIGIAVLNESRGKGVGMLLMRSIMQHAKEEGYPGISLSVDLENKAAIELYEKLGFRDYETVGTSKTMVYEY from the coding sequence ATGTTTTTGATTAACAAGATGACAAATAAAGAAGAGTATCAATTTTTTTTAGAGATGTTCTATGAATCTATTCATATTTTGGAGAATAAACCTTCCAAAGAAGAATTATTGAACGCACCGAATTTAAGGAAATACCATGAAGGATGGGGAAGAAAAGGAGACTGCGCTCTCCTGGCGACGAATGCTGAAAAGACTCCGATTGGCGCGGCATGGTATAGATTATTCGATGAGAAAAATAAAGGGTATGGCTATTTCAATGAAAAAACACCTGAAATAGGAATTGCCGTCCTGAATGAAAGCAGAGGGAAGGGAGTCGGGATGTTGTTGATGCGATCCATCATGCAGCATGCAAAGGAGGAAGGCTATCCCGGTATTTCCCTAAGCGTCGACCTGGAAAACAAGGCCGCAATCGAGTTGTATGAAAAGCTGGGGTTTCGAGATTATGAAACAGTGGGGACGTCTAAGACGATGGTTTATGAATATTAG
- a CDS encoding NAD(P)/FAD-dependent oxidoreductase produces the protein MNRNKFEVVIIGAGQAGLSMGYYLQRHEKNFVLLDQGKEVGEVWKNRYESLQLFTSRMYSSLPGLALEGDPHGFPTKDEMSVYMKRYAEKFSLPIQLHTMVLRVTRVEETFYIETNKGAFWADQVVVATGPFHKKRVPDYSYNLSESTNQMHSSEYRNPGQLKEGNVLVVGGGNSGAQIAVEIAKTRETYLAVSKPLSYFPLTFWGKSVFWWFDKIGLLHAKSSSMVGEKLREKGDPIFGSELRSAVKSGRIQVTPRVTDAIGRQVFFSDGTSKEVDNIIWATGFESSYDWIHIEGVLDERKAAIHNRGVSTVKGLYFLGLPWQSHRGSSLLLGVGKDASYLVQQLVG, from the coding sequence TTGAATAGAAATAAATTTGAAGTCGTGATTATAGGCGCTGGACAGGCGGGGCTGTCCATGGGTTACTATTTGCAGCGTCACGAGAAGAATTTTGTATTACTCGACCAAGGGAAAGAAGTCGGGGAGGTATGGAAGAACAGATATGAATCACTCCAGCTTTTCACATCCAGAATGTACAGTTCATTGCCGGGGCTTGCGTTAGAAGGAGATCCACATGGTTTTCCGACGAAGGATGAAATGAGTGTTTACATGAAGCGTTATGCAGAGAAATTCTCATTGCCTATCCAACTACATACAATGGTGTTACGTGTAACTCGTGTAGAAGAGACATTTTACATTGAGACAAACAAAGGTGCGTTTTGGGCTGACCAAGTGGTTGTTGCTACGGGGCCGTTTCATAAAAAAAGAGTACCGGATTATTCATATAACCTAAGTGAAAGCACCAACCAAATGCATTCCTCGGAATATCGGAACCCCGGTCAGCTAAAGGAAGGAAATGTATTAGTCGTCGGCGGTGGGAATAGCGGTGCGCAAATAGCAGTAGAGATAGCTAAAACCAGAGAGACGTATCTTGCTGTCAGTAAACCGCTCAGCTATTTTCCGCTGACATTCTGGGGAAAAAGCGTCTTTTGGTGGTTTGATAAAATTGGATTGTTGCACGCGAAAAGCAGTTCAATGGTTGGGGAGAAACTAAGGGAAAAAGGTGATCCGATATTTGGATCCGAATTGCGCTCAGCTGTGAAAAGCGGCAGGATACAAGTTACACCGCGGGTTACAGATGCGATTGGCCGACAAGTATTTTTTTCAGACGGGACATCTAAGGAAGTGGATAACATTATCTGGGCGACTGGTTTCGAGTCATCTTATGATTGGATACATATTGAAGGAGTATTGGATGAAAGAAAAGCAGCCATCCATAATCGAGGCGTCAGTACTGTCAAAGGCCTTTATTTTCTCGGCTTGCCGTGGCAATCGCATAGGGGGTCTTCTTTGCTGCTGGGGGTTGGAAAGGATGCCTCCTATTTGGTTCAGCAGCTAGTAGGATAG
- a CDS encoding serine hydrolase: MRRFFKIALISVITLAVLGSTSLFLFFRDNHGNLSGSIPEQIDQYLSNQEFQGAVLISMDRKVLFEKGYGMATSSVQNNTNTLYQIASLTKSFTAVAIMQLAEKQMLHIDDPIAKYFPDFPNADTITIGHLLSHSSGIPDYLKPDYQFDFSKVWEPNDLIEVVRNEPLEFTPGESFSYSNTGYVLLGLIIEQVSGQLYSEYIEEQIFKPSGMHDSMFETREGSQVAEGHVEGKTGPHIHNSAAYAAGNIISTAEDLALFDDALRQNLLVSEETTKLMGTTQASKFPHQHGYGWYTQDVMGYKSVGHSGGYPSGFRHYVTRLQDIELTIIVLSNEATVNSKKINRNLTSIVLQEPIWFWEERF, from the coding sequence ATGAGAAGGTTTTTTAAAATTGCACTAATTTCCGTTATAACGCTTGCAGTCTTGGGTAGTACTTCATTGTTTTTGTTTTTCCGAGACAATCACGGAAATTTATCTGGAAGTATTCCGGAACAAATAGATCAGTATTTATCCAATCAAGAATTTCAGGGAGCTGTGTTAATTTCTATGGACAGAAAAGTCTTATTTGAAAAAGGGTATGGGATGGCTACCTCCAGTGTGCAAAATAACACGAATACCTTATATCAAATAGCTTCGTTAACAAAATCGTTTACAGCAGTTGCAATTATGCAACTTGCAGAGAAACAAATGCTTCATATAGATGATCCCATTGCAAAGTATTTTCCCGACTTTCCAAATGCCGATACCATTACAATCGGACATCTGCTAAGTCATAGCTCGGGAATTCCAGATTACCTAAAACCGGATTATCAATTTGATTTCAGTAAAGTGTGGGAACCTAATGATCTTATCGAGGTTGTGCGTAATGAACCATTGGAGTTCACCCCAGGAGAGAGCTTCAGCTATAGTAATACAGGTTATGTACTCCTCGGACTCATTATTGAACAAGTCAGTGGACAACTCTATTCTGAATACATAGAAGAACAGATATTCAAACCAAGTGGAATGCATGATTCCATGTTCGAAACGAGAGAAGGATCCCAAGTAGCAGAAGGACATGTCGAAGGAAAAACGGGTCCACACATACATAACTCCGCAGCATATGCGGCGGGAAACATCATTTCTACCGCCGAAGATTTGGCACTCTTTGATGATGCGTTACGCCAAAACTTGTTAGTATCTGAGGAAACTACAAAACTGATGGGAACAACTCAAGCTTCAAAGTTTCCACACCAACATGGGTATGGTTGGTACACGCAGGATGTTATGGGGTATAAATCAGTAGGCCATTCTGGTGGATACCCAAGCGGCTTCCGTCACTATGTTACACGACTTCAAGATATTGAGCTTACAATTATCGTTCTTAGTAACGAAGCGACTGTGAATTCAAAGAAGATTAACCGTAATCTTACTTCTATTGTTTTACAAGAGCCTATTTGGTTTTGGGAAGAGCGTTTTTAA
- a CDS encoding alpha/beta fold hydrolase, with the protein MQTILTDIGDKKIEAMMGGAGDLTVVILPGMSSSLYEWELVLNQLNRISKFLILHRPGVGNSEIGRETRTTCTTAHDVKLLLEKQKITEPILLVGHSYGGLCAQHFAKLFPDSVAGIILVDSTSVNLHRLNQIPLTSDEDSDEQWIEKCLQYSKMTPEQLEQEIQPQIAINQRTLSPSAQREIIRCQTNPNLYKAMASEIREWESCALAIKQAGDFPELPILVIGRDPEYTIRHSDGMTKADAVAIENVWQDLIQEQVELVSKSEYIQADRAGHSIHLDRPDLIVQAIKSLLG; encoded by the coding sequence ATGCAAACGATCCTAACTGATATCGGAGATAAAAAAATCGAAGCAATGATGGGGGGAGCAGGAGATCTAACTGTTGTCATCTTACCGGGCATGTCCTCCTCCCTGTATGAATGGGAGCTGGTGCTCAACCAATTAAATAGGATATCGAAATTCCTTATTCTCCATAGGCCCGGAGTTGGAAACAGCGAAATCGGCAGAGAAACAAGAACAACATGTACCACGGCCCATGATGTTAAACTCCTTCTTGAAAAGCAAAAGATTACCGAACCGATCCTGCTAGTAGGGCATTCCTACGGCGGATTATGTGCACAGCATTTTGCAAAGCTTTTCCCTGATTCAGTGGCAGGTATTATTCTAGTTGATTCCACATCTGTAAATCTTCATAGGTTAAATCAAATTCCTTTAACTTCTGATGAAGACTCTGATGAGCAGTGGATTGAGAAATGCTTGCAATATTCCAAGATGACACCAGAACAATTGGAACAAGAAATTCAACCACAAATTGCTATTAACCAAAGGACTCTTTCCCCTTCCGCGCAACGTGAAATCATCAGATGTCAAACGAATCCTAACTTGTACAAAGCAATGGCTTCAGAAATTAGGGAGTGGGAAAGCTGTGCATTGGCAATCAAACAAGCAGGTGATTTTCCTGAGCTGCCGATTTTAGTAATCGGCCGGGACCCCGAATATACCATCCGTCACTCGGATGGAATGACTAAAGCCGATGCTGTAGCTATTGAAAATGTCTGGCAGGATTTGATTCAAGAACAAGTCGAACTTGTTAGTAAAAGTGAATATATTCAGGCTGATCGTGCAGGACATTCTATTCATCTGGATAGACCTGATCTAATCGTACAGGCAATTAAAAGCCTTCTTGGATAA
- a CDS encoding ketopantoate reductase family protein has protein sequence MKLPGKKLRILLYGSGVIGSIFGGKLALSNVDVTMLARGTRFDQIIDHGIILQDVVSGKIDRVQVNVIDHLDQNDRYDYIMVAVQHTQLADILPILARNNSSNIVFVVNNPTGYQSYIDAVGYERVMIGFPSAGGERKDGIVSYMAGRGVIKLFQSTTFGEVNGERTERLQTLIDMFRAAGFSPSINHHMDEWLKTHVAVVLPIAKALYKFDSNNYELAKSNETLRHMILAIREGFNVLKKTGVKVTPAKLNLFYLPSVLLVPILSRVMNTRIAEFSMSKHTIEAKHELQVLESLFVQIANESGEELPYLLSLDKQALE, from the coding sequence ATGAAATTGCCCGGGAAAAAGCTCAGAATATTACTGTACGGATCTGGAGTCATTGGCAGTATCTTTGGAGGGAAATTGGCTTTATCAAACGTGGATGTGACCATGCTGGCAAGAGGTACTCGCTTTGATCAAATTATAGATCACGGTATTATTCTACAGGATGTAGTGAGTGGAAAAATAGATAGAGTGCAGGTTAACGTAATCGATCACTTAGATCAGAACGATCGATATGATTATATTATGGTAGCCGTTCAGCATACACAGTTAGCGGATATCTTACCGATTCTCGCACGGAACAACAGCTCCAATATCGTGTTTGTCGTCAATAATCCTACCGGCTATCAATCTTATATTGATGCGGTCGGATATGAGCGAGTGATGATAGGGTTTCCCTCGGCAGGTGGAGAAAGGAAGGATGGAATCGTTTCATATATGGCGGGGAGGGGTGTCATTAAGCTTTTCCAATCGACAACATTTGGAGAAGTAAACGGAGAAAGGACAGAAAGACTCCAGACGTTAATTGACATGTTCCGAGCAGCTGGGTTCTCACCGTCCATAAATCATCATATGGATGAATGGCTCAAAACGCATGTTGCAGTTGTTTTGCCTATTGCAAAAGCCCTCTATAAATTTGACTCGAATAACTATGAGCTGGCCAAATCGAATGAAACGCTTAGACATATGATTTTGGCTATACGGGAAGGTTTTAACGTTCTGAAAAAAACAGGTGTAAAAGTCACGCCTGCCAAATTAAATTTGTTTTATTTGCCAAGCGTCCTCTTAGTACCGATTTTATCTAGAGTGATGAACACAAGGATCGCGGAATTCTCTATGTCCAAACATACAATTGAAGCGAAACATGAACTGCAGGTGTTAGAGAGCTTATTTGTACAGATTGCGAATGAATCTGGAGAAGAATTGCCTTATTTACTTTCTTTAGATAAACAAGCATTAGAATAG
- a CDS encoding DJ-1/PfpI family protein: protein MIMQFQVGILLFDDVDVLDFAGPYEVFNLTTYHDSDVNKLFRNQLKAEDKPFTVRTFSKDGRPIRAHNGLTVLPDYSFENMPPFDVIVVPGGPFSAITSVHSDQVIMNWLSQQAKNNLVISVCTGALFLAEANLLHGKRATTHKSAVDLLERKYSNVDVVRNMKFVDQGNVITSAGISSGINMALYVVKNLISEEAAVRTAHTIEFEKATE from the coding sequence ATTATTATGCAATTTCAAGTCGGAATTTTGTTATTTGATGATGTGGATGTGTTAGACTTCGCGGGACCATACGAAGTATTCAACCTAACAACCTACCATGACAGTGACGTAAATAAATTGTTCAGAAACCAACTCAAAGCAGAGGACAAGCCATTTACAGTAAGGACATTTTCTAAAGACGGCAGACCAATAAGAGCACATAATGGGTTAACTGTATTGCCGGACTATAGTTTCGAGAACATGCCGCCTTTCGATGTGATTGTGGTACCCGGCGGTCCGTTTAGTGCAATCACTTCTGTACACAGCGATCAAGTGATAATGAACTGGTTATCCCAGCAGGCAAAAAACAACTTAGTCATTTCTGTTTGTACCGGCGCTCTATTTTTAGCTGAAGCAAATCTCCTGCATGGAAAAAGGGCAACAACTCACAAATCAGCAGTAGATCTGTTGGAAAGAAAGTATTCAAATGTAGATGTGGTCCGAAATATGAAATTTGTGGATCAAGGAAATGTGATCACCTCAGCAGGCATTTCTTCCGGTATCAATATGGCATTGTACGTTGTAAAAAATCTGATAAGTGAGGAAGCGGCTGTTAGGACGGCTCATACAATAGAATTTGAAAAGGCAACAGAATAA
- a CDS encoding DUF3006 domain-containing protein, with the protein MMKKHQYTLDRIENGCYVFIDYPAEEQTLLIEVSDDKDVLKEGDIVSIEEIDGSYAIEVLEKETKDMKENVQNLLDKLKNKKR; encoded by the coding sequence TGGATCGGATTGAAAACGGCTGTTATGTATTTATTGACTATCCGGCAGAAGAACAGACTTTGCTGATCGAGGTTTCAGATGACAAAGACGTGTTGAAGGAAGGAGACATCGTATCCATAGAGGAAATCGATGGCTCCTATGCAATTGAAGTGTTGGAAAAAGAGACAAAGGACATGAAAGAAAATGTACAAAACCTTCTAGATAAATTAAAGAATAAGAAGAGATAA